A region from the Muribaculum gordoncarteri genome encodes:
- a CDS encoding winged helix-turn-helix transcriptional regulator, whose amino-acid sequence MPRYRPRVEYSLTPVGRSLMPIIGDMINWALSNFATITARTKKPLR is encoded by the coding sequence ATGCCGAGATACCGCCCCCGGGTGGAATATTCGCTAACGCCGGTGGGGCGGAGCCTGATGCCCATAATCGGTGACATGATCAACTGGGCGCTATCAAACTTCGCCACAATTACGGCACGAACGAAGAAGCCCCTAAGATAA
- a CDS encoding GIY-YIG nuclease family protein, producing the protein MIKYNNTGIVYVLSNRAMPGLVKIGMTTRPELDARLKELYTTGVPVPFDVEYACEVKASNCAKIEKALHTAFEPNRINANREFFQIKKEQAIAILEIFNEKDVTTEVSDEMDNNLNPDDIASKIKATKHRPPLNFSQMGIPVGSTLTYNADPSIAVTVIGDKRIEYLGEEMSLTAVTSKLLNITYGVQPTPRWSFNGTNLQEIYDTTYPIEE; encoded by the coding sequence ATGATAAAATATAACAATACAGGCATCGTTTACGTATTATCCAATCGGGCAATGCCGGGTTTAGTAAAAATCGGTATGACCACACGCCCCGAGCTGGACGCACGCCTTAAGGAACTTTACACAACGGGAGTTCCTGTACCGTTTGATGTTGAATATGCCTGCGAAGTCAAGGCTTCCAATTGTGCCAAGATAGAGAAAGCTCTCCACACGGCATTTGAACCCAACCGCATAAATGCTAACCGTGAATTTTTCCAGATAAAAAAGGAACAAGCTATCGCGATACTTGAAATATTCAACGAGAAGGATGTCACGACCGAAGTAAGCGATGAAATGGACAACAATCTCAATCCCGACGATATAGCATCCAAGATCAAAGCTACTAAGCATCGTCCGCCTCTGAATTTCAGCCAGATGGGCATACCCGTAGGCAGTACCCTCACCTACAATGCCGATCCTTCAATAGCAGTAACCGTGATTGGGGACAAACGGATTGAATATCTCGGAGAAGAGATGTCGCTTACAGCCGTTACATCAAAACTATTGAACATCACATACGGCGTTCAACCTACACCGCGATGGAGCTTTAACGGCACTAATCTACAAGAAATCTACGACACCACCTACCCCATAGAAGAATAA
- a CDS encoding SIMPL domain-containing protein, translating into MKIINRAVPALLIALGIFFLGIFIKAGIDNFANRDRVIAVRGLAEKEVMANKVTWPIVCKEVGNDLPAIYDKITKTNDALTRFLTSNGISQDEISINPPEIIDLQAERYGSRDFAYRYNVTSVVVVTSKNVEKVNELIKRQTELLKQGIAITAGDYNYQTLYEYTDLNSIKPEMIAEATHNAREAANKFAADSHSNIGKIKTANQGQFSIENRDPYTPYIKNVRVVSTIVFYIED; encoded by the coding sequence ATGAAAATCATCAATCGTGCTGTTCCGGCCCTGTTGATTGCGCTCGGAATCTTCTTCTTGGGAATTTTCATCAAAGCAGGTATCGATAACTTCGCCAATCGCGACAGAGTAATAGCCGTGCGCGGCCTTGCCGAAAAAGAAGTGATGGCCAACAAGGTGACCTGGCCCATCGTGTGCAAGGAAGTAGGCAACGATCTTCCCGCCATCTACGACAAAATCACCAAAACCAACGACGCTCTTACCCGCTTCCTCACATCCAACGGAATTTCCCAGGATGAAATCTCAATCAATCCGCCCGAAATCATAGACCTGCAGGCCGAACGCTATGGAAGCCGTGACTTCGCCTATCGCTACAACGTGACATCGGTAGTTGTCGTGACATCAAAGAATGTAGAGAAAGTCAATGAACTCATAAAGCGTCAAACCGAACTGCTCAAGCAAGGAATCGCCATAACCGCAGGCGACTACAACTACCAGACGCTCTACGAATACACCGACCTCAACTCGATCAAGCCCGAAATGATTGCCGAGGCCACACACAACGCACGTGAGGCCGCCAACAAATTCGCTGCCGACTCCCACAGCAACATCGGCAAAATAAAGACCGCCAACCAAGGCCAATTCTCAATCGAGAACCGCGACCCCTACACTCCCTATATAAAGAATGTACGTGTCGTTTCGACCATAGTGTTTTACATAGAAGACTAA